A region of Solanum dulcamara chromosome 7, daSolDulc1.2, whole genome shotgun sequence DNA encodes the following proteins:
- the LOC129893931 gene encoding uncharacterized protein At3g49140-like, producing MLMVEPAAVAVRFPAGNFNHTSASFFIPRNKFRRLRTEHYGGRTRTGKEKCGIKASARDQPSASSGPVKQNAKPSRYHPCEDISDSENGKNEEAQLSPAETSRTIIEVNSKATLMFSGVVNNEVHENIFWPDLPYITDELGNIYFQVKNDEDILQTLTAEENVVQVIIGLDTAEMLSELESFGQSEVDYGIDDFDDEDSDIDEEDDLDEDDNDDDDGDSDEDWVAILDDEDQDGDSDGSLGDWAKLETMRSSHPMYFAKKIAEVVTDDPIDFMDQPPAGLAIQGLLRPSFLEEHITIQKQISEEKSSDTDLNQIEKNDDHKEKGGIQINGHKHESGSSQDSPSWEELEKDENLGNGTLFYKLEMIRIQLISSNGNQIFVELDDFRRARSDAIVHSAAKIISRLKAAGEKTMQALRSLCWRCKGIQVEEVSLIGVDSLGFDLRVCSGTQVQTLRFSFRKRASSEYSAERQLNDLLFPRIHHKSRQKKESQQAES from the exons atgcTTATGGTTGAACCTGCCGCCGTCGCCGTCCGTTTCCCCGCCGGTAACTTCAACCATACCTCCGCCAGCTTCTTCATCCCTCG GAATAAGTTTAGGAGGTTGAGGACGGAGCATTATGGTGGAAGAACAAGAACGGGTAAGGAAAAATGTGGAATTAAAGCAAGTGCTAGAGATCAGCCTAGTGCGAGTTCTGGACCGGTGAAACAGAATGCGAAACCATCCAGGTATCATCCGTGTGAAGACATTTCGGATTCGGAAAATGGGAAGAATGAGGAAGCTCAACTCTCGCCAGCTGAAACTTCTAGAACAATCATTGAG GTAAACAGCAAAGCAACACTCATGTTTTCAGGTGTGGTCAACAATGAAGTGCATGAGAACATTTTCTGGCCAGACTTGCCTTACATAACTGATGAACTTGGAA ACATCTACTTTCAAGTAAAGAATGATGAAGACATCCTGCAAACTCTGACAGCTGAAGAAAATGTTGTG CAAGTAATTATTGGCCTAGATACTGCTGAAATGCTAAGTGAACTAGAGTCATTTGGTCAATCTGAAGTTGATTATGGCATAGATGATTTTGACGATGAGGACAGTGatattgatgaagaagatgaccTCGATGAAGATgacaatgatgatgatgatggtgaCAGTGACGag GATTGGGTTGCCATTCTTGATGATGAAGATCAGGATGGGGATTCTGATGGCTCATTGGGGGACTGGGCTAAATTAGAAACCATGCGCTCTTCTCATCCAATGTATTTTGCCAAAAAGATTGCTGAG GTTGTGACAGATGACCCTATAGATTTCATGGACCAGCCTCCTGCAGGTCTTGCTATACAAGGCCTTCTAAGGCCATCCTTTCTGGAAGAACACATTACTATTCAAAAGCAGATATCTGAAGAAAAATCGAGTGACACTGACTTAAATCAGATAGAAAAAAATGACGACCACAAAGAAAAGGGTGGTATTCAAATAAATGGCCACAAACATGAGAGTGGATCATCACAAGATAGCCCAAGTTGGGAAGAATTGGAAAAGGATGAGAACTTAGGAAATGGAACTTTATTTTACAAGTTAGAGATGATCAGAATTCAGTTAATTTCTTCCAATGGGAATCAG ATCTTCGTTGAGTTGGATGATTTTAGGAGAGCTAGGTCTGATGCAATTGTACATTCAGCTGCCAAAATAATATCTCGGCTTAAAGCTGCTGGAGAGAAGACTATGCAGGCTCTTAGATCTCTCTGTTGGAGATGCAAGGGAATTCAGGTGGAG GAGGTGTCTCTGATTGGTGTGGACAGCCTTGGTTTTGACTTGAGAGTTTGCTCTGGGACACAAGTCCAAACACTACGGTTTTCATTTAGAAAGCGg GCCTCATCGGAGTATAGTGCTGAAAGACAACTTAATGATCTACTGTTTCCCAGGATCCACCACAAGTCccgccaaaagaaagaaagtcaGCAAGCTGAATCATGA
- the LOC129895499 gene encoding DUF21 domain-containing protein At5g52790 codes for MAANDVPCCETMFWVYLIICVSLVCFAGLMSGLTLGLMSLSLMDLEVLIKAGQPNDRKNAEKILPIVKNQHLLLCTLLICNAMAMEALPIFLDALLPAWGAILISVTLILAFGEIIPQSICSRYGLSIGARLAPLVRLLVIVVFPLSYPISKLLDLLLGKGHSTLLRRAELKTLVNMHGNEAGKGGELSHDETTIIAGALDLSQKSVKDAMTPMSRVFSLDLHSKLTDELMTLIISSGHSRVPVYSGIPTNIVGLILVKNLIKFSPEDEVPIKDLTIRSIPKVPDSLPLYDLLNQFQKRHSHMAVVVKSRRITKETAENATAKHDIIKINILPLSPIQQHQAVEKGEEVIGIITMEDVLEQLLQEPIYDETDDYVDVHNKIRINIPPSMIFSPRRSPGAMTTGATTNKPKWQSPIASPVHSSGHQSPMLRSPVSPYVQSPYTMPNRYANSPAHLNSTNSPTRFSRSSPSSNDQVFAKSYEKLDKHGL; via the exons ATGGCTGCAAATGATGTGCCATGTTGTGAAACTATGTTTTGGGTGTACTTAATTATCTGTGTGTCACTTGTGTGTTTTGCTGGACTTATGTCTGGGCTAACACTGGGACTCATGTCCCTTAGCCTTATGGATCTTGAGGTCCTCATTAAGGCTGGCCAGCCAAATGATCGAAAAAACGCTG AGAAAATTCTGCCCATTGTAAAGAATCAGCACTTGCTCTTGTGTACCCTTCTAATATGTAACGCCATGGCTATGGAG GCTCTTCCAATATTCCTAGATGCTTTACTTCCTGCATGGGGTGCTATATTAATATCAGTCACCCTCATACTAGCCTTTGGAGAG ATTATTCCTCAGTCCATCTGTTCGCGCTATGGACTGAGCATTGGTGCAAGATTGGCACCTTTGGTTCGTTTGCTCGTCATAGTTGTCTTCCCTTTATCTTACCCCATTAGTAAG TTGTTGGATTTACTCCTGGGGAAAGGGCACTCTACACTTCTACGCCGTGCGGAGCTGAAAACTTTGGTGAATATGCATGGTAATGAG GCAGGGAAAGGCGGGGAGTTGAGCCATGATGAAACAACCATAATTGCTGGAGCATTGGACCTATCTCAGAAATCAGTTAAAGATGCAATGACCCCAATGTCCAGAGTCTTTTCCCTTGATCTTCATTCTAAACTTACCGA TGAGTTGATGACTCTGATTATAAGTAGCGGCCATAGTCGAGTACCTGTATACTCTGGTATTCCAACAAATATTGTAGGCCTAATCTTG GTGAagaatttgataaaattttctCCTGAAGATGAGGTGCCTATCAAAGATCTCACTATAAGAAGTATACCAAA AGTCCCAGATTCTTTACCATTATATGATCTTCTTAACCAGTTCCAGAAACGGCACAGCCATATGGCTGTAGTGGTGAAGAGTAGAAGGATCACTAAGGAAACTGCAGAAAATGCCACTGCTAAACACGATATAATCAAGATAAATATCCTTCCGCTCAGTCCAATTCAACAACATCAAGCTGTTGAAAAGG GAGAAGAAGTAATTGGTATCATTACAATGGAAGATGTCCTTGAACAACTTCTACAG GAACCAATATATGACGAGACagatgactatgttgatgtacACAACAA AATTAGGATCAACATTCCTCCGTCGATGATATTTTCACCTAGAAGATCTCCAGGAGCAATGACAACAGGGGCTACTACTAATAAACCGAAGTGGCAAAGTCCGATAGCATCTCCAGTACATTCAAGTGGACATCAAAGTCCCATGTTGCGCTCACCAGTATCCCCATACGTGCAGTCCCCGTATACAATGCCAAATCGATACGCTAATTCCCCTGCACACTTAAATAGTACAAATTCTCCAACCAGATTTTCACGCAGCTCTCCATCATCTAATGATCAG GTTTTTGCCAAGTCTTATGAGAAGTTGGACAAACACGGCCTGTAG
- the LOC129895673 gene encoding LOW QUALITY PROTEIN: uncharacterized protein LOC129895673 (The sequence of the model RefSeq protein was modified relative to this genomic sequence to represent the inferred CDS: inserted 2 bases in 2 codons; substituted 1 base at 1 genomic stop codon) — MRVKNKNPAPIQITAEQILREARERQEVEIRPPKQRISDPTEVADYRLCKXKEFEALISRVPWNKSVWVKYAKWEESQNDLNRARSIWERALGVDALSRDHTIWLKYVYVEMKNKFVNHARNVLDQDVIRLPRVDQLWYKYIHMEEMLGNVAGARQIFERWMGWIPDQQGRLSYIKFELRYNEIERAREFFERFVQCHLKVSAWISFAKFEMKNGEIGRVRNCYERAVDKLADDDEQFFVAFAEFEDKCKETDRARCICKFALYHIPKGRAEDLYSKFVAFEKQYGDREGIEDAIVGKRRFLYEDQGRKNPRNYDTWFDYIRLEESIGNKERIREVFERAIANXPPAEEKRYWQRYIYLWINYALYEELDAQDMERDRHVYRECLKLIPHXQVLICKDLVVGCPV; from the exons ATGCGGGTGAAGAACAAAAACCCAGCCCCAATCCAAATCACGGCGGAGCAAATTCTCCGAGAAGCTAGGGAACGTCAAGAGGTGGAAATCAGACCGCCGAAACAGAGAATCAGTGACCCAACAGAAGTAGCTGATTACCGCCTTTGCAAGTGAAAGGAATTCGAGGCATTAATTAGCCGTGTCCCCTGGAACAAGAGTGTGTGGGTGAAATATGCTAAATGGGAAGAATCACAAAACGACTTGAACCGTGCTCGTTCTATCTGGGAACGTGCACTTGGAGTCGATGCACTTAGCCGTGACCATACCATCTGGTTGAAGTATGTCTATGTGGAGATGAAGAATAAGTTTGTTAATCATGCTCGTAATGTATTGGATCAAGATGTTATCCGTTTGCCTAGGGTTGATCAGTTGTGGTACAAGTATATTCATATGGAAGAGATGCTCGGCAATGTAGCCGGTGCAAGGCAGATTTTTGAGAGGTGGATGGGGTGGATACCGGACCAGCAAGGGCGGTTGTCTTACATTAAGTTTGAGTTAAGGTATAATGAAATAGAGAGGGCAAGAGAATTTTTTGAGAGATTCGTGCAGTGTCATCTGAAAGTTAGTGCTTGGATTAGTTTCGCAAAATTTGAGATGAAGAATGGAGAGATAGGGAGGGTAAGGAATTGTTATGAGAGGGCTGTGGATAAGTTGGCAGATGATGATGAGCAGTTTTTTGTGGCATTTGCAGAGTTTGAGGACAAGTGTAAGGAGACAGACAGGGCAAGGTGCATATGTAAATTTGCGCTTTATCACATACCGAAAGGGCGAGCTGAGGATTTGTACAGCAAGTTTGTGGCATTTGAAAAGCAGTATGGAGATAGGGAAGGTATTGAGGATGCTATAGTTGGAAAAAGGAGGTTTCTGTATGAGGATCAAGGAAGGAAGAATCCACGTAACTATGATACGTGGTTTGATTATATTCGTCTAGAAGAGAGCATTGGAAATAAAGAGAGGATTagagaggtttttgagagagCCATTGCTA GTCCTCCTGCTGAAGAGAAGAGGTATTGGCAGCGATACATTTACTTATGGAttaattatgcattatatgaAGAGCTTGATGCACAAGACATGGAAAGGGACAGACATGTCTACAGGGAGTGTCTTAAGCTGATTCCAC CACAAGTTCTCATTTGCAAAGATTTGGTTGTTGGCTGCCCAGTTTGA